The Streptomyces sp. NBC_00576 genome contains the following window.
GAGCGCCTTGGTGAAGTCGGGGCCCTGACCCTCGCTCTCACCGGCGATGTCGTTGACCCCGGCGAGGTCGAAGGCGGGCAGTTCGACGCGCGCGTTCTCCAGCGGGCGCAGACCGAGCCGCCGTACCTCCTCGACCCACTGTTCGGCGCCGGAGAAGTACTCGTGGTTCCCGGTCACGAAGAACGCCCCGTGACGCGCCCGGAGTTGGGCGAGGGGCGCCGCCGCGGGACCGAGGTCCTTGACGCTGCCGTCGACGAGGTCGCCGACGACCGCGATCAGATCGGGCTGGGTGGAGTTGATCGTGTCGACGACCTTCTGCGCGAAACCCCGGCCGAGGACGGGCCCGAGGTGGATGTCGCTGACGACGGCGATCCTGAACCCGTGGGCGCCGCGCGGGAGCTTGGCCAGCGGCACGGTGACGCGCTTCACGCGGGGGCCGCGCACGACGCCGTACGTGCCGTATCCGACCGTCCCGGCCGCCACGGTGGCCGCCGTGCCGGCGACCACACGGGAGACGAAGAGGCGTCGGGAGGGAGCGGCGAGGAGGCGGGGGGAGGCAGGCGTGTCCGGGGCGCTCGGGTCGCTCGGGGCGTCGGGAGTGCCCGGTGCCGGTTCCGGGGTCTCGGACGCCCCCGCCGGTACGGTTTCCGTCTTTCGCAGCGGTGCGGGCGGTACGGATGCCCCGGCCGGTCGGCGCCGCTCCAGGAACCGTCGCAGCAGTGGCCGTACGGCCTCGCCCGCGATCAGGGCCAGCCCCAGATAGATGAAAAGGGCCAGCCACAGGAAACCCGGCCAGGCGAGCGTGCGCTGGAGCCAGAAGGGCGCGCCGCCGCGCTCGGCGACCAGGGCCCCGACCATCATGACGGGCAGCGCGACGAACACCACCGTGCCGACGCGGCGGGCGCGGCCGGGACCGGCGGTCGTGTCGCGCACCAGGCGGCGCCAGACGTACCAGTGCAGCCCGACAAGAGCGGCGACCGCGGCAAGCCCGGCGAGCAGAAAGACGATGACCATGCGGGTGTGTCCCCCGTTATGACGTCTGGCGCAAAGCGCGCAGTCCGCGCAACCCGATGCCCCCGACGATCGTCCCCAATACGAAGGAGACGACCGCGAGCACCAGATGCACCCAGAAGTACGCCGTCGGAGTGCCCGCGTCATTGAACGCGAGTCCGCTGCCGTCCTTGACCAGATTCTTGATGAAAGTGACCCAGATGACCCAGCTCCACGCCCCGAACGCGAGCAGGAACCAGGAGACGGGGCGGCTGAGCTTCATGCGTCCAGTATCGCCGCCCGGTACTGGTGCCCGTGGCCGGGGTGGGGTGGCCGGTACGATTTCACGGGCCGGTACATGTACGTTCTCCGTCGTGCCCGCCTCCAAAAAGACCGCCAAGCGAACCCTGCTGGTCACCTCCGCCACCCTGTTGTCCGCCGCGCTGACCGCGCCCGTACCGGCGTTCGCGGCCCCCAAACCGACGCCCAGCGCCACGCCTACGCCGAGCACCACGCCGACGGTGACGCCCCCGGCGAACATGTCGAGCGTGGGCGGGCAGCGGCTCGGGCTGGCCGGGACCCAGGTGAACCTCTCCGCCGGGGTGCCGGTGATCCCCAAGGACGTCACCGCCCGCTCGTGGATCGTGTCGGACGCCGAGTCCGGCGACGTCCTCGCCGCACACAACGCGCACTGGCGGCTGCCCCCGGCGAGCACGCTGAAGATGCTGTTCGCAGACACGGTGCTGCCGAAGTTCCCCAGGACGATGAAGCACAAGGTCACGCCCGCCGAGCTCGCGGATGTCGGCGCCGGTTCCAGCATGGTCGGCATCAAGGAGAAGGAGACGTACACGGTCCACGACCTGTGGCTCGGCGTCTTCCTGCGCTCCGGCAACGACGCGGTGCACGTGCTGTCCCACATGAACGGTGGCGTCGGGGCCACGGTCAAGGAGATGAACGAGCACGCGGAGGAGCTCCAGGCCCTCGACACGAACGTGGTGAGCCCCGACGGCTACGACGAGCGGGGGCAGGTGTCGTCGGCGTACGACCTGACGCTGTTCGCCCGCTCCGGGCTGCAGAAGAAGGACTTCCGCGAGTACTGCTCGACGGTTTCGGCCAAGTTCCCGGGCGAGACGAAGAAGGACAAGAAGGGCAAGCTGGTTCGCAGTTCCTTCGAGATCCAGAACACCAACAGGCTGCTCGCCGGTGCCCCGGACATCTCCGTGTACCAGGGCATCGCGGGTGTGAAGAACGGCAACACCACCAACGCGGGCGCGACCTTCACGGGCGTCGCCGAGCGGGGCGGCAAGGTGCTGCTGGTCACAGTCATGAACCCGGAGAAGAGCGAGCACAACGAGGTCTACAAGGAGACCGCCCGGCTGCTCGACTGGGGCTTCCGGGCCAGCGGAAAGGTGCGGCCGGTGGGCGAGCTGGTCGCTCCCAAGGGCGTGGCGGGGTCGAGCGCGCAGCCTGGGTCGACCGACGGTGCCACCGACTCCGACTCCGGTGAGGCGGGGGGCGGCGAGGGTTCGGACAAGGGCAGGTCCTCCGTGTCCCCGGTCGCGAAGGCGTCCGCCGGGTCCGGGTCGGATGCGGGCGGCATCGGTGTCGCCCTCGGGATCACCGGTGGTGTGGTGGTGTTGCTCGCGGGGGGCGCGTTCCTGATCAACCGGCGCTGGCCGCTGCGCAGGCGGTGACGGCGGATTGCGCCCCCGCCGCCCTTACCCCCGTTCCATCCCTGGGGCCTGCGCCCCCAGACCCCCGCTACGGCCCTGAACGGGCCTTGTCCTCAAACGCCGGACGGGCTGAACTACTCAGCCCCGCCGGACGCGTCCTTGCTCGGTGTCGCCGTCCAGGACGCGCAGAACAGGACGAGTCTCGACGTGAAGTTGATCCACAGCAGCAGGGCCACGGGGACGCCGAACGCGCCGTACATGCTCTTCCCCGCCACGTCCTGCAGATAGCTGCTGAGCAGCAGCTTCAGCAGCTCGAAGCCGGCCGCGCCGATCAACGCGGCGACGAACAGACGGCGCCGGGTCGGTTCCACGCCGGGCAGCAGGGTGAGGACGTACAGGAGGAGCAGGAAGTCGGCGAGTACGGCGACGGCGAACGCGGCCAGGCGCAGCAGGACCGCGCCCCAGCCTGCCTCGTCGACGCCGAGCCCCCGCGCCGTCCAGCCGACCGCGGCCGAGGCGACGGTGGACGCGGCGATCGTGACGAGGACCGCGCCGCCGAGCCCGACCAGCACACCGGTGTCCTTGGCCTTGCGCAGAACGGGGTTCCCCTCGTCCTCGGGCACCTCCCACACCGCCCGCAGACACTCCCGCATCGAGCCGACCCAGCCGATGCCGGTGAACAGCAGTACGGCGCCCGCGATCACGCCGATCGTGCCGGCGTTCTGGACCAGACCCTCGATGTTCAGCTGCTCGGAGATGCCGGGCACCTGCTCGGAGATCTTGTCCTCCAGCTCGTTCTGCCGTCCGGTGCTGAGTGTGGCGGCGGCGATCGCGGCGGCCACGGTGAGCAGCGGGAACAGTGCCACGAAGCTGATGAAGGTCATTGCCGCCGCGAGCTGCGACCACTTCACGCGGTCCAGACGCTCGTACGACCGCCACACGTGCGTGGCCATCAGGCGGACGACTATCGGTCCGATGCCGGGGAGCTTCTTCAGCCAGTCCATGGTGAGCGTGTACCCCGGAAGTGCCTGATCGTGGTGGTTCTACCTGGTCGGAAGGGTGCCGTGCTCCGCGTGGGCCGCCTGCGGCGGTACGACGGGCCCGCCGAAGGTGTACTCGCGCAGCTTGCGCCACACCTCGTCGGCCCCCTGCTCGTAGAGCGCGAAGCCGGTGCAGGGCCAGTCGGCCTCGTAGTCGGCGAGTTCCGCGAAGGCTCGGTCCATCGCCTCTTCGGAGATGCTGTGCGCGACTGTCACATGCGGGTGGTACGGGAACTGCAGTTCGCGCGCGACCGGCCCGGAGGCGTCACGGACCTGCTTCTGCAGCCAGGTGCAGGCCTCCGCGCCCTCGACGATCTGGACGAACACGACGGGCGACAACGGCCGGAAGGTGCCGGTACCGCAGAGCCGCATCGGGAAGGGCCGGCCCGCGGCGGCCACCTCGACGAGGTGGGCCTCGATGGCGGGCAGCGCCGTGGAGTCGACTTCCGTGGGCGGCAGCAGGGTGACGTGGGTGGGGATGCCGTGAGCCGCGGCGTCGCCGAAGCCCGCACGCCGCTGCTGAAGCAGGCTGCCGTGAGGCTCCGGGACCGAGATCGACACACCGATCGTTACGGTCCCCACGTCGTCTCCTGTTCGTCGGCTCGGTGTTGCTCGTACCT
Protein-coding sequences here:
- a CDS encoding metallophosphoesterase, with the translated sequence MVIVFLLAGLAAVAALVGLHWYVWRRLVRDTTAGPGRARRVGTVVFVALPVMMVGALVAERGGAPFWLQRTLAWPGFLWLALFIYLGLALIAGEAVRPLLRRFLERRRPAGASVPPAPLRKTETVPAGASETPEPAPGTPDAPSDPSAPDTPASPRLLAAPSRRLFVSRVVAGTAATVAAGTVGYGTYGVVRGPRVKRVTVPLAKLPRGAHGFRIAVVSDIHLGPVLGRGFAQKVVDTINSTQPDLIAVVGDLVDGSVKDLGPAAAPLAQLRARHGAFFVTGNHEYFSGAEQWVEEVRRLGLRPLENARVELPAFDLAGVNDIAGESEGQGPDFTKALGDRDTSRASVLLAHQPVQIHDAVEHGVDLQLSGHTHGGQLWPGNIIADLANPTLAGLEQYGDTQLYVSRGAGAWGPPTRVGAPSDITVVELASTA
- a CDS encoding YihY/virulence factor BrkB family protein, yielding MDWLKKLPGIGPIVVRLMATHVWRSYERLDRVKWSQLAAAMTFISFVALFPLLTVAAAIAAATLSTGRQNELEDKISEQVPGISEQLNIEGLVQNAGTIGVIAGAVLLFTGIGWVGSMRECLRAVWEVPEDEGNPVLRKAKDTGVLVGLGGAVLVTIAASTVASAAVGWTARGLGVDEAGWGAVLLRLAAFAVAVLADFLLLLYVLTLLPGVEPTRRRLFVAALIGAAGFELLKLLLSSYLQDVAGKSMYGAFGVPVALLLWINFTSRLVLFCASWTATPSKDASGGAE
- a CDS encoding 2'-5' RNA ligase family protein produces the protein MGTVTIGVSISVPEPHGSLLQQRRAGFGDAAAHGIPTHVTLLPPTEVDSTALPAIEAHLVEVAAAGRPFPMRLCGTGTFRPLSPVVFVQIVEGAEACTWLQKQVRDASGPVARELQFPYHPHVTVAHSISEEAMDRAFAELADYEADWPCTGFALYEQGADEVWRKLREYTFGGPVVPPQAAHAEHGTLPTR
- a CDS encoding D-alanyl-D-alanine carboxypeptidase family protein — encoded protein: MPASKKTAKRTLLVTSATLLSAALTAPVPAFAAPKPTPSATPTPSTTPTVTPPANMSSVGGQRLGLAGTQVNLSAGVPVIPKDVTARSWIVSDAESGDVLAAHNAHWRLPPASTLKMLFADTVLPKFPRTMKHKVTPAELADVGAGSSMVGIKEKETYTVHDLWLGVFLRSGNDAVHVLSHMNGGVGATVKEMNEHAEELQALDTNVVSPDGYDERGQVSSAYDLTLFARSGLQKKDFREYCSTVSAKFPGETKKDKKGKLVRSSFEIQNTNRLLAGAPDISVYQGIAGVKNGNTTNAGATFTGVAERGGKVLLVTVMNPEKSEHNEVYKETARLLDWGFRASGKVRPVGELVAPKGVAGSSAQPGSTDGATDSDSGEAGGGEGSDKGRSSVSPVAKASAGSGSDAGGIGVALGITGGVVVLLAGGAFLINRRWPLRRR
- a CDS encoding SCO4848 family membrane protein codes for the protein MKLSRPVSWFLLAFGAWSWVIWVTFIKNLVKDGSGLAFNDAGTPTAYFWVHLVLAVVSFVLGTIVGGIGLRGLRALRQTS